A genomic region of Pyrus communis chromosome 14, drPyrComm1.1, whole genome shotgun sequence contains the following coding sequences:
- the LOC137715622 gene encoding cullin-1-like: MERKVIELDQGWDYMQKGIMKLKKILEGLPEPQFNSEEYMMLYTTIYNMCTQKPPNDYSQQLYDKYREAFEEYITSTVLPALREKHDEFMLRELVKRWANHKLMVRWLSRFFHYLDRYFIARRSLPALKEVGLTCFRDLVYREVNANARIAVIGLIDKEREGEQIDRALLKNVVDIFVEIGMGQMESYEEDFEAHFLVDSGEYYSRKAANWILTDTCPEYMLKAKECLKREKERVNNYLHSSSEQKLVEKVQHELLVVYATQLLEKEGSGCRALLRLDKADGLSRIFRLYNKIPKGLDPVSLVFKQHITAEGTALVQQAEDAAANQASGGAGTQEQALIKNIIELHDKYMKYVDESFQNHTLFHKALKEAFEVFCNKSVSGSSSAELLAGFCDNILKKGGSDKLSDEAIEETLEKVVKLLAYISDKDLYAEFYRKKLARRLLFDRSANEDHERSILTKLKQQCGGQFTSKMEGMVTDLTIARDNQKGFEEYLQSNPAVNPGMDLTVTVLTTGYWPSYKSFDLNLPEEMVKCVEVFKSFYETKTKHRKLTWIYSLGTCNVTGKFDTRPIELVVSTYQAALLLLFNSADKLSYSEILTQLNLTHDDLVRLLHSLSCAKYKILTKQPITKTISTNDSFEFNKKFTDKMRRIKIPLPPVDERKKVIEDVDKDRRYAIDAAIVRIMKSRKVLGHQQLVVECVEQLGKMFKPDIKTIKKRIEDLITRDYLERDKENPNMFKYLA; the protein is encoded by the exons ATGGAGCGCAAAGTTATTGAGTTAGATCAAGGATGGGACTATATGCAGAAAGGGATCATGAAGCTGAAGAAGATCCTAGAGGGGTTACCGGAGCCTCAGTTCAACTCAGAAGAATATATGATGCTTTACAC AACCATCTATAACATGTGTACTCAAAAGCCCCCCAATGATTACTCTCAGCAGCTATATGACAAATATCGGGAGGCATTTGAGGAATACATTACTTCAACG GTGCTGCCTGCTCTTAGAGAGAAGCATGATGAGTTTATGCTGCGGGAGCTTGTTAAAAGATGGGCAAACCATAAACTAATGGTTAGGTGGCTATCACGCTTCTTTCACTACCTTGATCGTTACTTCATTGCAAGAAGGTCACTTCCTGCACTAAAGGAAGTTGGACTAACCTGCTTTCGTGATTTG GTTTATCGGGAGGTCAATGCTAATGCCAGAATTGCTGTTATTGGTCTT ATTGATAAAGAACGTGAGGGAGAGCAGATTGATAGAGCACTATTGAAGAATGTGGTAGATATATTTGTTGAAATTGGAATGGGTCAAATGGAGTCTTATGAAGAGGACTTTGAAGCACACTTTCTAGTAGATAGTGGTGAATACTATTCTCGTAAAGCAGCAAATTGGATTTTGACAGATACTTGTCCGGAGTACATGTTGAAGGCAA AGGAATGCTTGaaaagggagaaagagagagttaaTAACTACCTTCATTCAAGCAGTGAACAAAAGCTTGTGGAG AAAGTGCAACATGAGTTGTTGGTGGTTTATGCAACTCAACTGCTTGAGAAGGAGGGTTCTGGATGTCGTGCTTTGCTGAGATTGGATAAG GCGGACGGTCTTTCTAGGATATTTAGACTTTACAACAAAATACCTAAAGGCTTGGACCCTGTTAGTCTTGTATTTAAACAG CATATTACTGCTGAAGGTACAGCTTTGGTTCAACAGGCTGAAGATGCTGCAGCTAACCAG GCTTCAGGTGGAGCTGGTACACAGGAACAG GCTCTTATAAAAAACATAATCGAGCTGCATGACAAGTATATGAAATATGTTGATGAAAGCTTTCAGAACCACACACTCTTTCACAAG GCGTTGAAAGAGGCTTTTGAGGTATTTTGCAATAAATCCGTTTCTGGGAGTTCAAGTGCCGAATTACTTGCTGGATTCTGTGATAATATCCTCAAGAAGGGTGGCAGTGATAAATTGAGTGATGAGGCTATAGAAGAAACGCTTGAGAAG GTTGTTAAGCTGCTTGCTTATATCAGTGACAAAGACCTTTATGCAGAATTCTACAG GAAAAAACTAGCCCGTCGGTTACTTTTTGATCGCAGTGCCAACGAGGACCACGAAAGAAGtattctgacaaagctgaagcAGCAATGTGGTGGACAGTTTACGTCAAAAATGGAGGGAATG GTCACAGATTTGACAATAGCTCGAGACAACCAGAAAGGGTTTGAGGAATATCTTCAAAGTAACCCTGCTGTAAATCCTGGGATGGACTTGACAGTCACTGTACTTACAACTGGCTACTGGCCAAGTTATAAATCGTTTGATCTTAACCTTCCTGAAGAGATG GTTAAGTGTGTtgaagttttcaagtcattctatgaaacaaaaacaaaacaccgGAAACTTACATGGATTTACTCATTGGGCACGTGCAATGTTACTGGCAAGTTTGACACCAGACCCATTGAATTGGTCGTGTCAACCTATCAG GCTGCTCTGTTGCTCCTCTTCAACAGTGCTGATAAATTGAGCTATTCAGAAATACTGACTCAGTTGAACCTTACTCATGACGACTTGGTTAGATTGCTTCATTCGCTCTCGTGTGCCAAGTACAAGATTCTCACCAAGCAGCCAATTACAAAGACCATCTCAACGAATGACAGCTTTGAATTCAACAAGAAGTTCACAGATAAAATGAGAAGAATTAAG ATTCCTCTCCCACCCGTGGACGAAAGGAAGAAGGTGATTGAAGATGTTGACAAAGACCGGAGATATGCTATTGATGCTGCTATTGTTAGGATCATGAAGAGTCGAAAAGTTTTGGGTCATCAACAATTAGTCGTGGAGTGCGTTGAGCAGCTGGGAAAAATGTTCAAG CCGGACATCAAAACGATTAAGAAGCGGATTGAAGATCTCATCACTCGGGACTACCTGGAGAGGGACAAGGAAAACCCCAACATGTTCAAGTATCTTGCCTGA
- the LOC137714658 gene encoding MLO-like protein 1, which yields MSAGESEEGKTLEFTPTWVVAAVCMVIVALSLAAERFLHYGGKFLKRKNQMSLYEALQKIKEELMLMGFISLLLTVFQNLISKFCVSEDVMAHLLPCKLPGEAEEAEPTSHLGGMRRLFAEEGRRRSGTAPKNTRCHCCRSKLCTICTSSSSSSPSSTSASALACHVNHSDG from the coding sequence ATGAGTGCCGGTGAAAGCGAAGAGGGGAAGACGCTAGAGTTCACGCCGACATGGGTGGTCGCGGCGGTGTGCATGGTGATCGTCGCCCTTTCTCTTGCCGCCGAGCGCTTCCTCCACTACGGTGGCAAGTTCCTGAAGAGGAAGAACCAGATGTCGCTCTACGAAGCGTTGCAGAAAATCAAGGAGGAGCTTATGCTTATGGGGTTCATCTCTCTGCTCCTCACCGTCTTCCAGAACCTCATCTCCAAGTTCTGCGTCTCGGAGGACGTGATGGCGCATCTCTTGCCCTGCAAACTCCCCGGCGAGGCTGAGGAGGCAGAACCCACCTCCCATTTGGGCGGAATGCGGCGGCTCTTCGCGGAGGAGGGTCGTCGCAGATCGGGTACTGCGCCAAAAAACACAAGGTGCCATTGCTGTCGCTCGAAGCTCTGCACCATCTGCACATCTTCATCTTCGTCCTCGCCATCGTCCACGTCAGCTTCTGCATTAGCCTGCCACGTGAATCATTCTGATGGATAG
- the LOC137714930 gene encoding MLO-like protein 1, with the protein MSGGESEEGKTLEFTPTWVVAAVCTVIVALSLAAERFLHYGGKYLKRKNQTSLYEALQKIKEELMLMGFISLLLTVFQNLISKFCVSEDVMAHLLPCKLPGEAEKAEPTSHLGGMRRLFAEEESSQIGYCAKKHKVPLLSLEALHHLHIFIFVLAIVHVTFCVLTVVFGGIQIRRWKVWEDAIAKENYDAEQLLKKKKVTKVTHVHQHAFIRDHFLGMGKNSVFLGWFHSFIKQFYASVTKSDYITLRLGFINTHCRGNPKFNFHKYMMRSLEDDFKKVVGISWYLWIFVVIFLLMNINGWHTYFWIAFVPFLLLLAVGTKLEHIITQLAHEVAEKHIAVEGDLVVQPSDDHFWFGKPKIVLFLIHFILFQNAFEIAFFFWIWLQYGFDSCIMGQVKYIVPRLIIGVFIQVLCSYSTLPLYAIVTQMGTHFKKAIFDDHVQVGLVGWAQKVKKKKAMQAANENDASDSGQGSSHEGSAAGSVRIQMAKFMTKATKKEDSN; encoded by the coding sequence ATGAGTGGTGGTGAAAGTGAAGAGGGGAAGACGCTAGAGTTCACGCCGACATGGGTGGTCGCGGCGGTGTGCACGGTGATCGTTGCCCTTTCTCTTGCCGCCGAGCGCTTCCTCCACTACGGTGGCAAGTACCTGAAGAGGAAGAACCAGACGTCGCTCTACGAAGCTTTGCAGAAAATCAAGGAGGAGCTTATGCTTATGGGGTTCATCTCTCTGCTCCTCACCGTCTTCCAGAACCTCATCTCCAAGTTCTGCGTCTCGGAGGACGTGATGGCGCATCTCTTGCCGTGCAAACTCCCCGGCGAGGCTGAGAAGGCAGAACCCACCTCCCATTTGGGCGGAATGCGGCGGCTCTTCGCTGAGGAGGAGTCGTCGCAGATCGGGTACTGCGCCAAAAAACACAAGGTGCCGTTGCTGTCGCTCGAAGCTCTGCACCATCTGCACATCTTCATCTTCGTCCTCGCCATCGTCCACGTCACCTTCTGCGTTTTGACTGTGGTTTTCGGAGGGATTCAGATTCGCCGATGGAAAGTGTGGGAGGATGCGATCGCGAAGGAGAATTACGACGCGGAGCAACTtctcaagaagaaaaaagttaCAAAAGTTACCCATGTCCACCAGCACGCGTTTATCCGTGACCATTTTCTGGGCATGGGTAAAAATTCGGTCTTTCTCGGTTGGTTTCATTCGTTCATCAAGCAGTTTTACGCATCCGTGACTAAATCCGATTACATCACGCTTCGGCTCGGATTCATCAACACGCATTGCCGCGGAAACCCCAAATTCAATTTCCACAAGTACATGATGCGGTCTTTGGAGGACGATTTCAAGAAAGTTGTTGGCATCAGTTGGTATCTGTGGATCTTTGTGGTGATCTTCCTGCTGATGAACATCAACGGCTGGCACACTTACTTCTGGATCGCCTTCGTCCCCTTCTTGCTTCTGCTCGCCGTGGGGACGAAGCTCGAGCACATCATCACCCAATTGGCACACGAAGTTGCAGAGAAACATATAGCAGTCGAAGGGGACCTCGTTGTGCAGCCGTCAGACGATCATTTCTGGTTCGGAAAACCCAAAATTGTTCTGTTCTTGATCCATTTTATACTGTTCCAGAACGCTTTCGAAATCGCCTTCTTTTTCTGGATTTGGCTTCAGTACGGGTTCGATTCCTGCATCATGGGGCAAGTGAAGTACATTGTGCCGAGGCTGATCATCGGGGTGTTCATACAGGTGCTCTGCAGTTACAGCACGCTGCCGCTTTACGCCATTGTTACGCAGATGGGGACTCATTTCAAGAAGGCGATTTTCGACGACCATGTGCAGGTGGGGCTTGTGGGTTGGGCGCAGaaggtgaagaagaagaaggcaatGCAGGCTGCGAATGAAAACGATGCTTCTGATTCTGGACAGGGAAGTTCCCATGAGGGTTCTGCAGCTGGTTCTGTGCGAATTCAGATGGCCAAGTTTATGACCAAGGCAACTAAGAAGGAGGACAGTAactga